The Luteolibacter sp. Y139 DNA window CACGGTGAAAGCCCGGATTTTCGCATCCGACGGCCGTGAGGGACCGGTGGCCGAAGGTTTCTATCAAGTCCATCCCACCGGCGAGGTCCGCGAGCTGGACAGCCTCGGAGTGGTCCATCATTTGGGCAGCGCGAAGGGTGGCCGCCACCTGTTCAAGATCGCGGTCGGCGCGGGCGAAAAGCTGACGGTGATTTCGGAAGGCGGGAAGGGGACGTCGACCACCTCCGTTCGACATGGCAGCATCCCGCCGACGGGGAAGCCGGCCAAGGGCGATACCTCTTTCATTCGCGGCACCACCCGCGTGACGATCCCGGAGACTGAGGCCGGCGACTACTTCATCGCCATCGATGCCTCCACGGCCTACTCGGGCCGCTCGGTGATGGCCTATGTCGCCGGTGACGGCGCGGACCTGATGCCGTGGGGCGCGGTGCTCGATCCCTATGTGAGTGTTGAGACCTTCGATCCCGTTTCGTGCGAGGTGCAGGAGGGAATGATCGATGCCGGCGAGCGGCGCATCCTCCGCTACACCACCGAGATCCGGAATGTCGGCGGGCAGGACATGGTGATGCCCGATCCGGTGGGTAATCCATTCTTCGAGTATCAGGAGTGCCACGGCCACTACCACTTCAAGGGCTTCGCGTCCTCGCGCCTGCTCGACCTGCAAGGCAACGAACTGAAGGTGGGCCGGAAGGTGAGCTTCTGCCTGCTCGATACGATCCGCTGGGACCGCGCGTCGGCAGTGCGGCCGCGTTACCATTGTGATGCACAGGGCATCCAGTCGGGCTGGGGAGACGTCTATGACAGCGGTCTGCCGGGCCAGTGGATCGAGATCGGCGATCTGGCACCGGGTGACTATCAGCTCGAACTCACTGTGAATCCGGATGGCATCCTCGCGGAGACGAATTACGAGAACAACCGGGTGGTCATTCCGGTCACGATTCCCGAAGGGGAGTAAGCCCCGGCTAACGGTGATACGGTTCGCCGCGCCTCAGCGTGGCGACGCGGTAGAGCTGTTCCAGCAGGACGACCAGTGCCAGCTCGTGCTGCATCGTCAGGCGGGAGAGCGACCAGACGGCATCGCAGGTCCGGCGCAGCTCTTCCGTGTGGCCGTCCGAGGCTCCGATCAGGAAGCTGACGGCCTTCACGTCGCCGCGCATTTCGAGGCTGGCGAACTTGTCCGCCCATGCCTGGGTGCCGAGCACTTCGCCGCGCTCGTCCATGGCGATGCGGAAGTTTCCCGCCGACCGCTCTAACAAGGCGGCGGAGACCGTCGCGGAGTCGCCGGCCTTCAGATAATCCAGTTCGTAGCTGCCGTAGCGGCCCAGGCGCTTGAGATACTCTTCCACGCCGCTCTTGGCGTAAGCCAGGGCAGGTTTTCCGGCGGCGAGGATGCGGACGCGCACGGCGACAGGATTTCCGGAGGTGATGACCGGGTCAACCCGCTTTCCCGCTTGTCCCGGCGGGGGCTTTCGGAAAGAACGTCTGTGGATGAAACGCCTCGCCTTGCTGCCTTTCCTGCTCGCCGCTGCCTCCTGCGCCAATCAAGAGGAACACACCGAGGCCGCCCAAGGCCGCAAGATGATGTCGCTGTTGGAGAAGTTCGACCGCTTCGACTACAACGGCAATGGCAGCCTGACCCGCAAGGAGATCGACCAAGGAGTCAGAGAGGCCGGTGCCGGCACGACGAAGCTTTCCCCGGCCGAGCTCGATACGATGATGAAGCACTACGACGTCAACAAGGACGGCAAGGTGACTCGCTGGGAAGCCGAGCGCGTGATCGACCTGCCGGTGCCGGAGGTTCATTGATCCGGACGCCAGATCCGGACAAACTCCGAAAAGAAAAAGGGCGCGAATCCATCCGGATCGCGCCCTTGCTGTTTTCAGAGTCTTGCTTAGCGCACGCGCTCGAGCAGCCACGTGAGCAGC harbors:
- a CDS encoding lysyl oxidase family protein; the protein is MKVLFPLLLGLLCSLPASAHNEVTPFPKVVQGGVPIAGLTSTEPHALIVYRMEVPVGTQRLTVTTNGGSGNLDLYLRRNVYPSYNGGDADYSSAFPGTRQRIQVDSPQDGVWYIGVQGSETGYSGVQMLAVTKLVKGALSNVTLTPPPGIYTGGTTCKLAAKGGTIRYTLDGNDPTAASPVAPASLSITGDTTVKARIFASDGREGPVAEGFYQVHPTGEVRELDSLGVVHHLGSAKGGRHLFKIAVGAGEKLTVISEGGKGTSTTSVRHGSIPPTGKPAKGDTSFIRGTTRVTIPETEAGDYFIAIDASTAYSGRSVMAYVAGDGADLMPWGAVLDPYVSVETFDPVSCEVQEGMIDAGERRILRYTTEIRNVGGQDMVMPDPVGNPFFEYQECHGHYHFKGFASSRLLDLQGNELKVGRKVSFCLLDTIRWDRASAVRPRYHCDAQGIQSGWGDVYDSGLPGQWIEIGDLAPGDYQLELTVNPDGILAETNYENNRVVIPVTIPEGE
- a CDS encoding 23S rRNA (pseudouridine(1915)-N(3))-methyltransferase RlmH; this translates as MRVRILAAGKPALAYAKSGVEEYLKRLGRYGSYELDYLKAGDSATVSAALLERSAGNFRIAMDERGEVLGTQAWADKFASLEMRGDVKAVSFLIGASDGHTEELRRTCDAVWSLSRLTMQHELALVVLLEQLYRVATLRRGEPYHR
- a CDS encoding EF-hand domain-containing protein, whose amino-acid sequence is MKRLALLPFLLAAASCANQEEHTEAAQGRKMMSLLEKFDRFDYNGNGSLTRKEIDQGVREAGAGTTKLSPAELDTMMKHYDVNKDGKVTRWEAERVIDLPVPEVH